The DNA window AGCAGCACGCGGAGTTCTACCGCGAGGCGATGGCGATCCCGGACGACGAGATCGTCGTGTTCACCGGCGACGTGAAGCCCGAGGACCGAGCGGCGCTGTTCGGCGACGCCCGCGTCGTGATCGCGACGCCGCAGGTGATCGAGAACGACCTCGTCGGCAACCGGATCTCGCTTCGTGACGTGACCCACCTGACCTTCGACGAGTGCCACCGCGCGACCGGCGACTACGCGTACGTCTACATCGCCGAGCGCTACCACGCCGACGCCGCCGACCCGCTCGTGACGGGGATGTCGGCCTCCCCCGGCGGCGACATCGAGGAGATCGAGACCGTCTGTGAGAACCTCGGGCTGACGAACGTGGAGGTGATGACGGAGGAGGACGCCGACGTCGACGAGTACACCCACGACACCGACGTGCGCTGGGAGCGCGTCACGCTCCCCGAGGAGGTACTGGAGATCCGCGACGCGCTGAACGAGGTGATCAAAGACCGCCTGGAGAAGCTGAAGTCGCTCGGCGTGACGAACACGACGAGCCCGGACCTCTCCCAGCGCGACCTCAACGAGATGCGCGGGAAGCTGAAGCGGATGATGGACAACGACCAGTCGGACGGCTACAAGGGGATGAGCACCCACGCCGAGGTGATGAAGCTCCGCCGGGCGGTCGAACTCGTCGAGACGCAGTCGGTGGAGTCGGTCCGGCGGTACTTCGAGCGCCAGCGCGAGGCCGCCCGCTCGTCGGGGGCGTCGAAGGCGAGCCAGCGGATGGTCGCGGAGCCCAAAGTGCGGGAGGCGATGCGGAAGGCCGAGTCGTTCGACGGGCTCCATCCCAAATTCTCGAAGGCGCGGATCCTGCTCGCGGAGACGCTCGGGATCAACGAGGGCGAGCGCGCGATCCTCTTCACGGAGTCGAGAGACACCGCGGAGGCGCTCGTCGAGTTCCTCGAGGCGAGCTTCGACGTCCGGAAGTTCGTCGGCCAGGGCGACAAGGAGGGGTCGGACGGCATGAGCCAGAAACAGCAGCAGGAGACGCTCGAGGAGTTCAAAGCCGGGGAGTTCGAGGTGCTCGTCTCCACGAGCGTCGCCGAGGAGGGCCTCGACGTACCCGAGGTCGACCTCGTCTGTTTCTACGAGCCGGTCCCCACCGCGATCCGGTCGATCCAGCGCAAGGGACGGACCGGGCGGCAGGCGGAGGGGAAGGTCGTCGTGTTGATGGCCGAGGACACCCGCGACGAGGCGTTCTTCTGGATCTCCAGGCGGCGCGAGAAGGAGATGGCGAGCCAGCTCGCCGACCTGAAGGCCGCCACCGACGACATCGAGGACATGGTCGGGGACGACGGACAGGCCGGGCTCGACGCGTTCGCCGGCGGTGGTTCCGCTGCCGCCGACGCGGACGGCGCCACCGGCAGCGACGCGGACGACGCCACTGGCGAGACCGCCGCCGCCGCCGACGCGGACGCGGACGGCGGAGACGACGATCCCGGCCTGACCGACTTCGCCGCGGA is part of the Halorubrum aethiopicum genome and encodes:
- a CDS encoding DEAD/DEAH box helicase; this encodes MATEATGIDHPLLVDDFLQSRRYQLRLADAALDDHTLVCLPTGLGKTTVSLLVTARRLHEAGGTALFLAPTKPLVQQHAEFYREAMAIPDDEIVVFTGDVKPEDRAALFGDARVVIATPQVIENDLVGNRISLRDVTHLTFDECHRATGDYAYVYIAERYHADAADPLVTGMSASPGGDIEEIETVCENLGLTNVEVMTEEDADVDEYTHDTDVRWERVTLPEEVLEIRDALNEVIKDRLEKLKSLGVTNTTSPDLSQRDLNEMRGKLKRMMDNDQSDGYKGMSTHAEVMKLRRAVELVETQSVESVRRYFERQREAARSSGASKASQRMVAEPKVREAMRKAESFDGLHPKFSKARILLAETLGINEGERAILFTESRDTAEALVEFLEASFDVRKFVGQGDKEGSDGMSQKQQQETLEEFKAGEFEVLVSTSVAEEGLDVPEVDLVCFYEPVPTAIRSIQRKGRTGRQAEGKVVVLMAEDTRDEAFFWISRRREKEMASQLADLKAATDDIEDMVGDDGQAGLDAFAGGGSAAADADGATGSDADDATGETAAAADADADGGDDDPGLTDFAAEAREGGDGENGAQDDGNSRGGDDGADGDSHAGNDENAVVATAGVDEGVEVVIDQRELDSSIAKDLSTRDGLLTRLETLAVGDYVLSDRVAVERKSAADFVDSMLDSDRSMFEQVGELSRAYARPVLVVEGTNLYGQRDIDPNAIRGALASLAVDFGISVLRTEGETDTTELLATIARREQETRDREVSVHGEKTTKTRAEQQEYVVSSIADIGPITARALLEHFGSVEAVMTAPEDDLLEVEGVGPVTAERIREVVGSEYE